Proteins from a genomic interval of Nasonia vitripennis strain AsymCx chromosome 3, Nvit_psr_1.1, whole genome shotgun sequence:
- the LOC100116561 gene encoding high-affinity choline transporter 1 — protein sequence MGLYVPGAAALAGLYGTVLAVGIWAATTRRRRPVGGGGGGGGAAGQQSHMILANRNVGLVLGIFSLVATCVGDTFVNGTADAMYRKGLAWCQVPIGYGLSLLFGALLFAKPMRKAEYVTMLDPFQQHYGARVGGLMFLPALCGDLFWCAALLRALGASISLVAGVDPSLGICATAMLAAIYTVSGGLSSVVWTDAVQLVCIAIGLAISAPYAALHPAVSFEKSLMSKDWLGDIRNDDLGEWLDAMLLAIFGGIPWQGYFQRILSIKSASFARTLSIASMFGCLALAVPTAMIGIVARATDLSLVEPYNKTVWLDNSNAVLPLVLRYLTPQWVSFAGLGAISAGVMASADSSILAISSMFSRNVYKLTIRPKATERELDWILRISVAIVSFLSAAIALSVSSVYYLAYLCSDLVYVVLFPQLLSVIHWPSLVDSYGCLAGYVVAIVVRISGGEKSLGIPVLVEYPFYDYRTHTQKFPFRSAAMLSAIFAQLIVSFFTRNLLGDGYFPRCCDVLNVYAPGNAKNANGVVQSSSGAALLDCAMNDASPGHLSDAPTLSSSRTDYDASSTDTQLQQSQSQTRYETISVLYESKPPPGSAVHKANQSLQGLHSLRESMSPKSQTATVTGRPNQLHHPSMIGSPVAPGQILGVKNLSVTPAHMADHMGPQPPRIMSPSTPSGVGTTSFGTPYAKVPTTIITNGRLEGEKVGGDRSNMELNLNLTDGTGIVKKNIKGVKLIGMEGGTLRRPSLQGTFSPTPSVELVNIFDRRQSSGSYGPSSLSPIPGVEACKTHGTAVVGQAGNEHCRIKRGIVRHHSFNDTGDRALTTLARQPNYPSMPLRNDDCRMTLRKDNGTCANHQQQQQQQKKTCGNQINRYSSEETGLRPEDAATRLTTLRRDKSCKAAHHGTMSRYSSSMDEKGGLMGHLLVSPTYSMYNSAVKSCNYFVADDEAVSRF from the exons ATGGGGCTGTACGTGCCAGGAGCAGCCGCACTGGCCGGGCTCTATGGGACGGTCCTCGCAGTGGGCATATGGGCCGCCACGACGAGGCGTAGGAGGCCAGTCGGAGGAGGcgggggaggaggaggagctgCGGGACAGCAGAGCCACATGATACTGGCCAATCGTAACGTTGGACTCGTTCTCGGCATCTTCTCGCTCGTAG CAACCTGCGTCGGCGACACCTTCGTCAACGGGACCGCAGACGCGATGTACCGCAAGGGCCTGGCCTGGTGCCAGGTGCCCATCGGCTACGGCCTCAGCCTCCTCTTCG GCGCGCTGCTGTTCGCCAAACCGATGAGGAAGGCCGAGTACGTGACGATGCTCGACCCGTTCCAGCAGCACTACGGGGCCCGAGTTGGCGGGCTGATGTTCCTGCCGGCGCTGTGCGGAGATCTGTTCTGGTGCGCGGCACTGCTCAGGGCGCTGGGCGCCTCGATCAGCCTCGTCGCCGGGGTGGATCCTAGTCTGGGAATCTGCGCTACCGCCATGCTCGCGGCCAT CTACACGGTATCGGGAGGCTTGAGCTCGGTCGTCTGGACGGACGCAGTGCAGCTCGTTTGCATAGCAATCGGCCTGGCGATATCGGCCCCTTACGCCGCCCTTCACCCGGCAGTTTCGTTCGAGAAGAGCTTAATGTCCAAGGACTGGCTGGGCGACATCAGGAACGACGATCTCGGCGAGTGGCTCGACGCCATGCTGCTCGCCATTTTCGGCGGCATACCCTGGCAG GGCTACTTCCAGCGCATTCTGAGCATAAAGAGCGCCTCGTTCGCGAGGACGCTGTCGATAGCCTCGATGTTCGGCTGCCTGGCGCTGGCTGTGCCGACGGCGATGATCGGCATCGTAGCCAGAGCGACGGATCTCTCGCTCGTCGAGCCCTACAACAAGACCGTATGGCTGGACAACAGCAACGCCGTGTTGCCGCTCGTGCTGCGGTACCTCACGCCGCAGTGGGTTTCGTTCGCTG GCCTCGGGGCTATCTCGGCCGGTGTCATGGCGTCGGCCGACTCGAGCATCCTTGCCATCAGCTCCATGTTCTCGAGGAACGTTTACAAGCTGACCATCAGGCCAAAG GCTACTGAAAGAGAGTTGGATTGGATTCTTCGGATTTCAGTCGCGAtagtttcttttctttccgCAGCAATTGCTCTTAGTGTTAGCAGTGTTTACTATTTAGC CTATCTGTGCTCCGACCTCGTCTACGTGGTGCTGTTCCCCCAGCTTCTCTCTGTGATCCACTGGCCTTCCCTGGTCGACTCCTACGGCTGCCTCGCCGGCTACGTCGTCGCCATCGTCGTTCGGATTTCCG GAGGCGAAAAGAGCCTGGGCATACCGGTGCTGGTGGAGTACCCGTTCTACGACTACCGCACCCACACCCAGAAGTTTCCGTTTCGGAGCGCGGCGATGTTATCGGCCATCTTCGCCCAGCTTATCGTCAGCTTTTTCACGCGCAATCTCCTCGGGGACGGCTACTTTCCGCGCTGCTGCGACGTGCTCAACGTCTACGCGCCCGGCAACGCCAAGAACGCCAACGGAGTCGTGCAGAGCAGCTCCGGTGCCGCCCTACTCGACTGCGCCATGAAT GACGCATCCCCAGGTCATCTCTCGGACGCTCCGACCCTTTCGAGCAGCCGAACGGACTACGACGCGAGCAGCACCGACACCCAGCTCCAGCAGAGTCAGTCGCAGACGCGCTACGAGACAATCAGCGTTTTGTACGAATCGAAGCCACCTCCGGGTTCCGCAGTGCACAAGGCTAATCAGAGCCTTCAGGGCCTGCACAGTTTACGCGAGTCCATGAGTCCCAAGTCGCAGACGGCGACTGTGACGGGTCGACCGAATCAACTGCATCATCCGTCGATGATAGGCAGTCCCGTAGCACCGGGACAGATTTTGGGAGTGAAGAACCTCAGCGTGACACCCGCCCACATGGCCGACCACATGGGACCACAACCGCCCAGGATCATGAGCCCGTCCACGCCGTCAGGGGTTGGGACTACGAGCTTTG GCACACCGTACGCCAAGGTACCAACGACAATCATCACCAACGGAAGGCTCGAGGGCGAAAAAGTCGGCGGCGATCGCAGTAACATGGAGTTGAATCTTAATCTTACCGATGGCACTGGCATTGTCAAGAAAAATATCAAAGGCGTTAAATTGATAGGAATGGAGGGAGGTACTCTGAGACGACCGTCCCTGCAG GGCACGTTTTCTCCGACCCCATCGGTGGAATTGGTGAACATTTTCGACAGGCGGCAAAGCAGCGGCTCATATGGACCAAGCTCCTTATCACCGATTCCTGGCGTCGAGGCCTGCAAGACTCACGGTACCGCCGTAGTAGGTCAAGCCGGAAACGAGCACTGCAGGATAAAACGTGGAATCGTCAGGCATCACAG CTTCAATGACACAGGCGACCGGGCCCTAACGACGCTGGCTCGTCAGCCGAACTACCCGTCGATGCCTCTGCGCAACGACGACTGCCGCATGACTCTGCGCAAGGACAACGGCACCTGCGCCAATcaccagcagcaacagcaacagcaaaaGAAGACCTGCGGCAATCAGATCAATCGCTACTCCTCGGAGGAGACTGGCCTCAGGCCCGAAGATGCTGCGACTAGGCTCACGACTCTGCGCAGGGACAAGAGTTGCAAAGCTGCCCATCACGGCACCATGAGTCGATACTCAAGCTCGATGGACGAGAAAGGAGGACTCATGGGTCATCTACTGGTCAGTCCCACATACAGCATGTACAACTCGGCGGTCAAGAGCTGCAACTACTTCGTTGCCGACGACGAGGCGGTCAGCCGATTCTAA